One Pararhizobium sp. IMCC3301 DNA segment encodes these proteins:
- the gloB gene encoding hydroxyacylglutathione hydrolase has product MSDLEIEQFMCRSDNFGVLVHDPETGLTAAIDAPDGQPILDVLARRGWSLSHVFLTHHHADHTAGLAVLQDKFQPRLIGPRLSMDKVPGIDLPVSEGNVIEWSGRDINVLETPGHTLDHVVYWFSDDQIVFAGDTLFALGCGRVFEGDYAMMWESLEKLGALPDATRLYCGHEYTLANARFALSVDPDNAQLKQRAEDVARLRRDDLPTLPSTIGLERQTNPFLRASEQDLKQALGMESESAESVFTHLRKAKDKA; this is encoded by the coding sequence ATGTCCGATCTGGAGATTGAGCAATTCATGTGCCGAAGCGACAATTTTGGGGTTCTGGTGCATGATCCGGAAACCGGATTGACGGCCGCAATCGATGCGCCTGACGGCCAGCCCATTCTCGATGTACTGGCCCGCCGTGGCTGGAGCCTCAGCCATGTGTTTCTGACCCACCATCACGCCGACCACACTGCCGGCCTTGCGGTGCTGCAGGACAAGTTCCAACCACGCCTGATTGGCCCCAGACTGTCGATGGACAAGGTTCCCGGCATCGATCTTCCCGTGTCAGAAGGCAATGTCATCGAATGGTCGGGCCGTGACATCAATGTGCTGGAAACACCGGGACATACGCTGGATCATGTCGTCTACTGGTTCAGTGATGACCAGATTGTGTTTGCCGGCGACACCCTGTTTGCCCTTGGCTGCGGCCGGGTGTTCGAAGGTGATTATGCAATGATGTGGGAATCGCTGGAAAAACTCGGCGCCCTGCCTGATGCAACGCGGCTTTATTGCGGCCATGAATACACTTTGGCGAATGCGCGCTTTGCGCTGTCTGTCGATCCGGATAATGCGCAACTGAAACAGCGTGCTGAAGACGTCGCAAGGCTGCGCCGCGACGATCTGCCGACGTTGCCCAGCACAATCGGGCTTGAACGTCAGACAAATCCGTTTCTGCGTGCTTCGGAACAGGATCTGAAACAGGCCCTTGGCATGGAAAGCGAGAGCGCTGAAAGCGTCTTTACGCACTTGCGAAAAGCCAAAGACAAAGCCTGA
- the purE gene encoding 5-(carboxyamino)imidazole ribonucleotide mutase: MGSQSDWPTMKCAAEILTKLGIGYKALIVSAHRTPDRLVAFSKSAREQGYKVIIAGAGGAAHLPGMCAAMTPLPVLGVPVKSSTLSGQDSLLSIVQMPAGVPVGTLAIGEAGARNAALLAAGILALADESLAARLDEWRARQTEEVGDEPVDTI; the protein is encoded by the coding sequence ATGGGCAGCCAGTCGGATTGGCCGACGATGAAATGCGCTGCCGAAATTCTGACCAAACTGGGCATTGGATACAAGGCCCTGATTGTTTCGGCCCATCGCACGCCCGACCGTTTGGTGGCTTTCTCGAAATCTGCTCGTGAACAAGGATATAAAGTAATCATCGCCGGAGCCGGCGGGGCGGCCCATCTGCCGGGTATGTGCGCTGCCATGACACCGCTTCCAGTGCTCGGAGTGCCGGTCAAATCGAGCACTCTGTCGGGTCAGGACAGTCTGCTGTCGATCGTTCAGATGCCTGCCGGTGTGCCGGTAGGAACTCTCGCCATCGGCGAGGCGGGGGCCAGGAATGCGGCGCTTCTTGCCGCTGGTATACTGGCACTGGCAGATGAAAGCCTGGCGGCACGGCTGGATGAGTGGCGGGCGCGGCAAACGGAAGAAGTCGGCGATGAACCGGTCGATACCATCTGA
- the moaD gene encoding molybdopterin converting factor subunit 1, with the protein MTRVLYFSWVRERIGTAGEDLEIPTSVTSVEQMLTWLSSRGEHYEHALADAACLRVALDQTHVEATAPLNGAREIAIFPPMSGG; encoded by the coding sequence ATGACCAGAGTTCTCTATTTTTCATGGGTTCGCGAGCGTATCGGCACAGCCGGTGAAGATCTGGAAATTCCAACTTCAGTGACATCTGTCGAACAAATGTTGACATGGCTGTCGAGCCGGGGCGAGCATTATGAACATGCGCTGGCTGATGCCGCTTGCCTGCGTGTGGCGCTGGATCAGACTCATGTCGAGGCCACGGCACCGCTCAATGGAGCCCGCGAGATTGCAATCTTTCCGCCCATGTCCGGCGGCTAG
- a CDS encoding LacI family DNA-binding transcriptional regulator, with protein sequence MKTRNSRRPTHGRVTAQDVADRAGVSLTTVSRAFRPDLPVSEKTRALVQNAASELQYAPNMAARALAGRRSHLIGLLVNNFDDPENLELFRFVSAEAQKRGYHALLLNIAQEGQQVESVDAALQYQVDGLLVSASRLPESLVQRSAELEKPIVIVGRRTRRTEYSAIYCDNFAGAAAVADYLHQENYLRPAFIGGRADATVVKERAAGFVRQIEKLYGFQPLTRMAGANDYENGLRVVSELLELPKAPDSFFCSSDLLAIAASDAISRHSFEVVPKVVGFGGTLLSRLAAYNFPTVRMPFETMVSTATSHLVDLVENIETGPREMVFPCELVFGLNR encoded by the coding sequence ATGAAAACTAGGAATTCGCGTCGTCCGACACATGGCAGGGTTACCGCACAGGACGTGGCGGACCGGGCGGGCGTGTCTCTGACAACTGTATCGCGTGCTTTCCGGCCTGACCTTCCGGTTTCCGAAAAAACCCGCGCGCTTGTTCAAAATGCCGCATCGGAACTGCAATATGCGCCGAATATGGCCGCCCGGGCGCTTGCCGGCCGGCGCTCGCATCTGATCGGCCTGCTGGTCAACAATTTTGATGACCCTGAAAATCTTGAACTGTTTCGCTTCGTCAGTGCTGAGGCCCAGAAGCGTGGCTATCACGCATTGCTCCTGAACATCGCACAGGAAGGTCAACAGGTTGAATCGGTCGATGCAGCTTTGCAATATCAGGTAGACGGCTTGCTGGTTTCGGCCTCGCGTCTGCCTGAATCTCTGGTGCAGCGCAGTGCTGAACTGGAAAAACCGATTGTAATCGTCGGGCGTCGTACGCGCCGAACGGAATACAGCGCTATCTATTGCGACAATTTCGCCGGCGCTGCCGCCGTGGCGGATTATCTGCATCAGGAAAATTACCTCCGCCCTGCATTCATCGGCGGCCGGGCCGATGCAACAGTAGTGAAGGAACGCGCCGCGGGGTTTGTCCGACAGATTGAAAAGCTTTATGGCTTTCAACCGCTTACACGTATGGCAGGCGCCAATGATTACGAAAACGGTCTGCGGGTGGTGAGTGAGCTTCTGGAACTGCCGAAGGCTCCGGACAGTTTTTTCTGTTCAAGCGATCTTCTGGCGATTGCCGCGAGCGATGCGATTTCACGTCACAGTTTTGAAGTTGTGCCGAAAGTTGTGGGATTTGGCGGCACGCTTCTGTCGCGGCTGGCGGCCTATAATTTTCCCACTGTGCGGATGCCGTTTGAAACAATGGTCAGCACTGCAACCTCACATCTTGTCGATCTTGTGGAGAATATCGAGACAGGGCCCAGAGAAATGGTGTTTCCCTGTGAGCTGGTGTTTGGCTTGAACAGGTGA
- a CDS encoding molybdenum cofactor biosynthesis protein MoaE, translated as MSERFVKIAIQSGQFDIQAETDALSRGRDDVGALVSFSGICRSDDTLEALELEHYPGMAEAQIGRIVDEAFAKWPLFGALVIHRTGKIPVGETIVLVAVTSAHRHAAFDGAGFIMDFLKSRAPFWKKEHLAGGRTGTWVDAKESDETALRRWDMPHPQQPGSPKS; from the coding sequence ATGTCCGAACGTTTCGTAAAAATCGCCATCCAGAGCGGACAGTTCGACATTCAGGCGGAAACAGACGCGCTCAGCCGGGGGCGCGATGACGTCGGCGCGCTGGTTTCCTTCTCCGGCATTTGCCGCAGCGATGACACGCTGGAAGCACTGGAGCTGGAACATTATCCGGGCATGGCGGAAGCTCAAATTGGCAGGATTGTCGATGAAGCCTTTGCCAAATGGCCGCTGTTTGGTGCCCTTGTCATTCACCGGACCGGGAAAATTCCCGTCGGTGAGACCATCGTCCTAGTTGCTGTCACCAGCGCACATCGCCATGCCGCTTTTGACGGTGCCGGTTTCATCATGGATTTTCTGAAATCCAGAGCCCCGTTCTGGAAAAAGGAACATCTTGCGGGTGGCCGCACCGGCACGTGGGTTGATGCCAAGGAAAGCGATGAAACAGCACTGCGCCGCTGGGACATGCCGCACCCACAGCAGCCCGGCTCACCGAAATCCTGA
- a CDS encoding YdcH family protein has product MSEEQHDLEEIPQLEQRSRLALFRQEHRDLDAAIDALLQSGRGDALQLQRLKKKKLLLKDQISRLEDILLPDIIA; this is encoded by the coding sequence ATGAGTGAAGAACAACACGATCTTGAGGAAATTCCGCAGCTGGAACAGCGCAGCCGGCTTGCACTTTTCCGCCAGGAACACCGTGATCTGGACGCTGCCATCGATGCGCTGTTGCAAAGCGGCCGCGGGGACGCGCTCCAGTTGCAGCGTCTGAAGAAAAAGAAACTGCTTCTGAAAGACCAGATTTCCCGGCTTGAAGACATTCTGCTGCCGGATATCATAGCCTGA
- a CDS encoding MATE family efflux transporter, with the protein MIQTLSLAVPLVGIQVAQAAIGITDTVMVGQLGAEELAALVLATSFYFVLFIVGLGLCQAVLPLAAQAQGANDHVLLRRTIRMGFWVATGYSGAAVIILFNTEAILLLLGQKPLTAAYAGRYITIAQWALWPMLLFMNLRAFYTVLDRANIMFAINIVGVLANIVLNYVFIFGHFGFPAMGIEGAAVATVGTSLLTLAGMVLLSVRDARMRTFDIYRRFWRADGEILRIIIRLGVPISMTLLAEVGLFTAASIMMGWIGTLELAAHGIVMQLASLTFMVPLGLSNVATTRVALAYGRKNSEDLRRAAYTSLVLAVGFMASAALIFLIFPQPLIALFLDGADADTAAVVALAVPYLFLAALFQLADGTQAVAVGSLRGMQDTRMPMVIAVFSYWIAGLGTGYLLAFPAGLGGVGIWTGLAAGLALAAVLLLSRFMMRQRLRIGLLAA; encoded by the coding sequence ATGATCCAGACTCTGAGCCTGGCTGTGCCGCTGGTCGGCATTCAGGTGGCGCAGGCTGCTATCGGCATTACCGACACCGTGATGGTTGGCCAACTGGGTGCAGAGGAACTGGCCGCGCTGGTCCTGGCGACTTCTTTCTATTTCGTGCTGTTTATCGTTGGTCTGGGATTGTGTCAGGCCGTGTTGCCGCTGGCAGCCCAGGCGCAGGGCGCCAACGACCATGTCCTGCTGCGCCGGACCATTCGCATGGGGTTCTGGGTGGCGACGGGCTATTCCGGCGCTGCGGTGATCATCCTGTTCAACACCGAAGCGATCCTGCTTCTGCTAGGCCAGAAGCCGCTGACGGCGGCCTATGCCGGTCGCTATATCACCATCGCGCAATGGGCGCTTTGGCCAATGCTGCTGTTCATGAATTTGCGGGCGTTTTATACGGTTCTGGACCGGGCCAACATCATGTTCGCCATCAACATTGTCGGTGTTTTGGCAAATATCGTGCTGAACTACGTCTTCATATTCGGCCATTTCGGATTTCCGGCGATGGGAATCGAGGGGGCTGCGGTGGCTACTGTTGGCACCAGCTTGCTGACCCTTGCGGGAATGGTGCTTCTATCCGTGCGGGACGCCAGAATGCGGACTTTCGATATTTACCGCAGGTTTTGGCGGGCTGACGGTGAAATTCTGCGAATCATCATCCGTCTCGGCGTGCCGATCAGCATGACGCTGCTGGCCGAAGTCGGTCTGTTTACCGCTGCCTCCATCATGATGGGTTGGATCGGCACGCTGGAGTTGGCAGCCCATGGCATCGTCATGCAACTGGCGTCGCTGACCTTCATGGTTCCGCTCGGCCTGTCCAATGTGGCAACGACACGCGTCGCATTGGCTTATGGCCGCAAAAATTCGGAAGATTTGCGGCGCGCGGCCTATACAAGTCTGGTTCTGGCGGTTGGCTTCATGGCCAGCGCAGCGCTGATATTCCTGATCTTCCCACAGCCGCTGATAGCGCTGTTTCTCGACGGCGCCGACGCGGATACTGCAGCTGTCGTCGCGCTGGCTGTGCCCTATCTGTTTCTGGCAGCGTTGTTCCAGCTGGCAGACGGTACCCAGGCAGTGGCGGTTGGGTCTTTGCGCGGGATGCAGGATACCCGCATGCCGATGGTCATCGCTGTATTCAGCTATTGGATTGCCGGGCTTGGCACCGGTTATCTGCTGGCCTTTCCGGCCGGTCTGGGCGGCGTTGGCATCTGGACCGGTCTGGCGGCCGGGCTGGCGCTGGCGGCGGTGCTGCTGCTGTCGCGCTTTATGATGCGCCAGCGGCTGCGCATCGGTCTGCTGGCTGCTTGA
- the pgsA gene encoding CDP-diacylglycerol--glycerol-3-phosphate 3-phosphatidyltransferase: MTTRQSPQKRNGRSTVLSLPNILTYGRILAVPAVVATAFVTGDFGRWLSLGIFIAASITDFFDGYLARAWHMQSALGRMLDPIADKLLISACLIVLTANQVISGLSLWPAAIILMREISVSGLREFLAELRVSVPVTNLAKWKTTFQMVALGFLLAAPAGDKVLPYNTEIGIGLLWVAALLTLYTGYDYFRAGIRHLIESDH; the protein is encoded by the coding sequence ATGACAACCAGACAAAGCCCACAGAAAAGAAACGGCCGCAGCACGGTTCTCAGCCTGCCGAATATTCTCACCTATGGCCGCATCCTTGCTGTGCCCGCTGTGGTTGCGACAGCGTTTGTGACAGGCGATTTCGGTCGCTGGCTCAGTCTCGGGATTTTCATTGCCGCCAGCATCACGGATTTCTTTGATGGCTATCTGGCGCGCGCCTGGCACATGCAATCGGCCCTTGGCCGCATGCTCGACCCGATTGCCGACAAATTGCTGATATCGGCCTGTCTGATTGTGCTGACCGCCAATCAGGTGATTTCCGGGCTTTCGCTATGGCCCGCAGCCATTATTCTGATGCGGGAAATTTCCGTCTCCGGCCTGCGCGAATTTCTGGCGGAACTGCGGGTCAGTGTGCCGGTTACGAACCTTGCGAAATGGAAAACCACTTTCCAGATGGTGGCTCTGGGGTTTCTTCTGGCCGCCCCTGCCGGTGACAAGGTTTTGCCATACAATACGGAAATCGGCATCGGACTGCTTTGGGTTGCCGCGCTTTTGACCCTATATACCGGATATGATTATTTCCGCGCAGGCATACGCCATCTGATTGAAAGCGATCATTAG
- the uvrC gene encoding excinuclease ABC subunit UvrC, with translation MTDQPADPVPTDPVPDEAVKQPAAPTGPQIIQNFAKKLPNSPGVYRMYGAKGDVLYVGKARSLKKRVTNYTRMMGQTNRIARMISETAGMEFVSTRTETEALLLEANLIKRFRPKYNVLLRDDKSFPYIHIAEDHEAPQLLKHRGARKGKGSYFGPFASAGAVNRTITALQKAFLLRNCSDSFYENRTRPCLQFQIKRCSGPCTGEISPQNYAELVREAKAFLSGKSQKVQQELAAKMETASAALDFETAAIYRDRLAALSHIQSQQGINPQTVREADVFALHQQDGQTCIQVFFFRTGQNWGNRAYFPKADESLEPGFVLEAFITQFYDDKPTPSLILVSHLGEEHELLSAALSERMSHKVQLSKPQRGEKRDLVNHAMTNAREALGRKQAETGSQQKLLRGVQQVFDLPEMPTRIEVYDNSHIMGTNAVGGMIVAGVDGFLKNQYRKFNIKSEDITPGDDYGMMREVLMRRFSRLLRETDGPRHAESDDTVDAGTWPDLLLIDGGIGQINAVRGVLEELGLGDMPIAGIAKGPDRDAGREKFIVPGRQPFMLPERDPVLYFIQRLRDEAHRFAIGSHRARRKRDITKNPLDEIAGIGPTRKRALLHHFGTAKAASKAGLSDLEKVPGVSAQMARIIFDFFHETERPTGE, from the coding sequence ATGACCGACCAGCCCGCTGACCCCGTACCCACTGACCCCGTACCTGACGAAGCTGTGAAGCAGCCCGCCGCGCCAACCGGCCCGCAAATCATTCAGAATTTTGCCAAAAAGCTGCCGAACAGCCCCGGTGTCTATCGCATGTATGGCGCCAAGGGCGACGTTCTGTATGTCGGCAAAGCCCGCAGCCTGAAAAAGCGCGTTACCAATTATACCCGCATGATGGGCCAGACCAACCGCATCGCCCGCATGATCAGCGAAACCGCAGGCATGGAATTTGTCAGCACCCGCACGGAAACCGAGGCGCTGCTGCTGGAAGCCAACCTCATCAAGCGGTTCCGGCCAAAATATAACGTGCTGCTGCGCGATGATAAGAGCTTTCCCTATATCCACATTGCCGAAGACCATGAGGCACCGCAACTGCTGAAGCATCGCGGTGCGCGCAAGGGTAAAGGCAGTTATTTCGGCCCCTTTGCCTCGGCCGGCGCTGTCAATCGCACCATCACGGCATTGCAGAAGGCATTTTTGCTGCGCAATTGCAGCGATTCCTTTTACGAAAACCGGACACGCCCTTGTCTGCAATTCCAGATCAAGCGCTGTTCGGGGCCCTGCACCGGCGAGATTTCGCCGCAGAATTACGCCGAACTGGTGCGTGAGGCGAAGGCCTTCCTGTCGGGAAAAAGCCAGAAAGTGCAGCAGGAACTGGCGGCAAAAATGGAAACCGCCTCTGCAGCCCTCGATTTTGAAACGGCAGCGATCTACCGCGACCGTCTGGCGGCCCTGTCGCACATTCAGTCACAGCAGGGCATCAACCCGCAAACCGTCAGGGAAGCTGACGTGTTTGCCCTGCACCAGCAGGACGGCCAGACCTGTATTCAGGTATTCTTCTTTCGCACCGGGCAGAACTGGGGCAACCGGGCGTATTTTCCAAAGGCCGATGAAAGCCTTGAGCCGGGTTTTGTGCTGGAAGCGTTCATCACCCAGTTTTATGACGACAAGCCCACCCCGTCACTTATTCTGGTGTCCCATCTTGGCGAAGAGCATGAATTGCTTTCTGCGGCGCTGAGTGAGCGCATGAGCCACAAGGTTCAGCTGTCAAAACCGCAACGCGGCGAAAAACGCGATCTGGTGAACCATGCCATGACCAATGCCCGTGAGGCGTTGGGGCGCAAACAGGCGGAAACCGGTTCGCAGCAAAAACTGCTGCGCGGTGTGCAGCAGGTATTTGATCTGCCGGAGATGCCAACCCGCATCGAAGTCTATGACAACAGCCACATTATGGGCACCAATGCGGTTGGCGGCATGATCGTCGCCGGTGTCGACGGATTTTTGAAAAATCAGTATCGCAAATTCAACATCAAGTCCGAAGACATCACGCCCGGCGATGATTATGGCATGATGCGCGAGGTTCTGATGCGGCGCTTCTCCCGGCTTCTGCGGGAAACCGACGGCCCCAGACACGCTGAAAGCGATGACACGGTCGATGCCGGGACCTGGCCCGATCTGCTGCTCATCGACGGTGGCATCGGCCAGATCAATGCGGTGCGCGGCGTACTGGAAGAGCTTGGCCTTGGTGACATGCCGATTGCCGGAATTGCCAAGGGACCTGATCGGGATGCAGGCCGCGAGAAATTCATTGTGCCGGGACGCCAACCCTTCATGCTGCCGGAGCGTGATCCGGTGCTGTATTTCATCCAGCGCCTGCGCGATGAAGCCCACCGTTTTGCCATCGGCTCGCACCGGGCGCGGCGAAAACGCGACATCACCAAAAACCCGCTCGACGAGATTGCCGGAATTGGCCCGACCCGCAAGCGAGCATTGCTGCATCATTTCGGCACGGCAAAAGCAGCCAGCAAGGCGGGATTGTCGGATCTGGAAAAAGTGCCGGGCGTTTCCGCACAGATGGCGCGGATTATTTTCGATTTCTTCCATGAAACGGAACGACCTACCGGCGAGTAG
- a CDS encoding class I SAM-dependent methyltransferase: protein MQLDVVDLLDFYRTPLGQAAAAVLSRQLSMMWPDTKQDRVLGLGFPTPFLGPFLPASDRVFAFMPAGQGIFAWPKEGNRSAVLVDETALPLPDSSIDRLLMVHTLEMVNDPLATLQEAWRVLAPGGRIIVVVPSRGGLWARLDASPFGFGRPFSRGQLQKLLREALFSPEKWHGALYMPPSNSKVLLRSAVALEKAGQKFWPAFCGVILAEATKRLYQGLPVTSKSKSGRQLRPTMVPASTRQTR, encoded by the coding sequence ATGCAATTGGACGTTGTCGACCTTCTGGACTTTTACCGAACACCGCTTGGCCAGGCGGCGGCGGCTGTGCTGTCCCGTCAATTATCCATGATGTGGCCCGACACCAAGCAGGACCGGGTTCTGGGTCTTGGCTTTCCGACACCCTTTCTGGGACCGTTTTTACCGGCCAGCGATCGGGTGTTTGCGTTCATGCCTGCTGGCCAGGGCATTTTTGCCTGGCCGAAAGAGGGCAACCGGTCAGCTGTGCTGGTTGATGAAACCGCTTTGCCATTGCCGGATTCCTCTATTGACCGGCTGCTGATGGTACATACGCTGGAAATGGTCAACGATCCACTGGCCACGCTTCAGGAAGCCTGGCGGGTGCTGGCTCCGGGCGGTCGCATCATCGTCGTGGTTCCCTCGCGGGGCGGGCTGTGGGCCCGCCTTGACGCATCGCCCTTTGGCTTTGGCCGTCCGTTCAGCCGCGGCCAGTTGCAAAAACTGCTGCGCGAGGCTTTGTTTTCACCGGAAAAATGGCACGGCGCACTGTATATGCCGCCATCAAACTCAAAAGTGCTGTTGCGCTCCGCTGTCGCCCTGGAAAAGGCAGGACAGAAATTCTGGCCCGCCTTCTGCGGCGTTATTCTGGCTGAAGCCACCAAACGTCTGTATCAGGGCCTGCCGGTTACCAGCAAATCAAAATCCGGACGCCAGCTCCGCCCCACAATGGTTCCCGCATCCACCCGGCAGACGCGATAG
- a CDS encoding YdcH family protein, with translation MSMDAHLSKLQERHATLEQKISEANQHPSFDSLELSEMKRRKLLLKEEIERLRTEPLLN, from the coding sequence ATGAGTATGGATGCACATTTGTCCAAATTGCAGGAACGTCATGCAACACTCGAACAGAAAATATCCGAGGCAAACCAGCATCCATCGTTTGATTCCCTTGAACTTTCAGAGATGAAGCGACGAAAACTTCTTCTGAAAGAGGAGATCGAGCGCCTTCGAACCGAACCGCTTCTCAATTAG
- a CDS encoding 5-(carboxyamino)imidazole ribonucleotide synthase, which yields MNRSIPSDMADPVSPLIPLAPGSRIGILGGGQLGAMLAGAASEMGFEPHIYAPESGSPAFQRAGNYSCKAYEDHEALSDFAKAVDIVTYEFENVPIEPLRRIEHLVPVRPGLMALETAQDRLNEKRFLQGVGVPLARFEAVNSTEELAEAVEKIGFPCVLKTRRFGYDGKGQIILRNEGDQHTAFADLGNQPCVLEAFVAFFAETSQIAARSLAGDVSSYEMALNTHQDHILKTTVLPSGLPQPVLAQASAAAAAILHQLDYVGVMGIEFFISGTPDQPALLVNEIAPRVHNSGHWTQDGALIDQFEQHIRAIAGWPLGDGSHHSNVTMTNLIGDDVDNWLLFARDPACRVHLYGKGETRAGRKMGHINTVSAKS from the coding sequence ATGAACCGGTCGATACCATCTGATATGGCGGACCCGGTCAGTCCCTTGATCCCTTTGGCACCCGGCAGTCGGATTGGTATTCTGGGGGGCGGGCAATTGGGCGCAATGCTGGCAGGAGCAGCCAGCGAAATGGGCTTCGAGCCGCATATCTATGCGCCGGAAAGCGGCAGTCCGGCGTTTCAGCGCGCCGGGAATTACAGCTGCAAGGCTTATGAGGATCATGAGGCACTCAGCGATTTCGCCAAAGCAGTGGATATCGTCACTTATGAGTTTGAAAATGTACCGATTGAGCCGCTGCGCCGGATCGAACATCTTGTGCCGGTTCGGCCAGGGCTCATGGCACTGGAGACCGCGCAGGACCGTTTGAATGAAAAGCGCTTCCTGCAAGGCGTTGGTGTGCCTCTGGCGCGGTTCGAGGCGGTAAACTCGACGGAGGAACTAGCTGAAGCCGTTGAAAAAATTGGATTTCCCTGCGTTTTAAAAACGCGGCGCTTTGGCTATGACGGCAAAGGCCAGATCATTCTGCGCAATGAAGGTGATCAGCACACAGCCTTTGCAGATTTGGGTAATCAGCCCTGTGTGCTGGAAGCGTTTGTGGCTTTTTTTGCCGAAACTTCCCAGATTGCCGCCCGCAGCCTTGCTGGTGACGTGTCGTCCTATGAAATGGCGCTGAATACCCATCAAGACCATATATTGAAAACCACTGTGCTGCCGTCCGGCCTGCCACAACCGGTTCTGGCGCAAGCCTCGGCGGCTGCGGCAGCAATTCTGCACCAGCTAGACTATGTTGGCGTCATGGGCATTGAATTCTTCATCTCCGGTACGCCGGATCAACCGGCTCTGCTGGTCAATGAAATTGCGCCGCGGGTGCATAATTCCGGCCACTGGACCCAGGATGGGGCGCTGATCGATCAGTTCGAGCAGCATATCCGCGCGATTGCCGGCTGGCCGCTGGGCGATGGATCGCATCACAGCAACGTCACGATGACCAATCTCATCGGCGACGACGTCGACAATTGGCTACTTTTTGCGCGCGATCCGGCCTGCAGAGTGCATCTTTACGGCAAGGGCGAAACCCGTGCGGGCCGGAAAATGGGCCATATCAATACGGTTTCGGCGAAGTCCTAG
- the rpsU gene encoding 30S ribosomal protein S21, translating into MLVSVRDNNVDQALKALKKKLQREGVFREMKLRSHFEKPSEKRAREKAEAVRRSRKLARKRAQREGILPKKARR; encoded by the coding sequence GTGCTAGTATCCGTTCGTGACAACAATGTTGATCAGGCGCTGAAAGCGCTGAAGAAAAAGCTGCAGCGCGAAGGTGTGTTTCGTGAAATGAAGCTGCGCAGCCACTTTGAGAAACCATCGGAAAAGCGTGCACGCGAAAAGGCCGAAGCTGTGCGCCGTTCGCGCAAGCTGGCACGCAAGCGCGCCCAGCGCGAAGGCATTCTGCCCAAGAAAGCCCGCCGCTAA